In Desulfallas thermosapovorans DSM 6562, the DNA window CCAATCTGTGCACCAGTACCAGTGAGGCCAGGAGATTGATTCAGCAGGGTGCGGTGCGGGTTGACGGTGAACGATTCAGCGATCCCAGCCAAAAGATTAAACCCGTCCCTGGTATGATAATTAAGGCCGGTAAAAGAAAATTTATACGTCTTGCATAGCTCTGACCCGAAAATATTCGGGTTTTTTTTTGCGGTCACTCAATATAGATATAACATAACCAGTTGCAGTGATTCGGGAGCAAGGGGACGGTTCTTCTGCTTCCTGTTATCCCGGGGGTGAAACCGTGTTTAAAAAAAGAAGGCCCTTTAAAAGAGTACTCCTTTTTATAACATTAATATTATTAATGTTGGCAGTCTATTTTTTCTTTGATACGCGGGTACGGCCCACGCTTTTTTCCATTGCCGAGATTGAAGTAACGCAAATGGCCGTAGCGGTAATTAATCAAACTGTGCAACAAGAGGTATCCGGTGGGGATATTGATTACCAGGACTTCATTACCGTGCACCGGGATTATAATGGGCGGGTGGCTTTGATGCAGGCCAATACGGTTTGGATAAACAAAATGGCCGCAGATATTACATTGGAAGTACAAAACAAATTACAGAATTTAAATGCGAAACAAGTATCAGTCCCCATGGGACAGTTGCTGGGTAGTTATATTTTCGCCGACTTGGGACCGCGTATCAAGGTGGATATTTATCCAATGGGTACGGTTAGTGTGAATGTGCTGGACCGGTTTGAACAGGCAGGTATCAACCAGACCCGGCATAAAATATATCTTGATTTTAGTACCATGGTACGGGTGGTGGTTCCGCTGCACAGCGGCGAGGTTAAGGTGGCTACCAAGGTGCCTGTGGCGGAAAGTATTATTGTGGGAGATGTTCCTGAAGCCGTGATTAATATACCGGGGGGTATACTGGGAGTTGATGGCAGGTAACGGTAAGTTAAATTAGGTGTCAGGTGATGAAAGGCTGAAAATCTTTGAGCTTTAGCCTTTCATCACCTGACAC includes these proteins:
- the yunB gene encoding sporulation protein YunB, which encodes MFKKRRPFKRVLLFITLILLMLAVYFFFDTRVRPTLFSIAEIEVTQMAVAVINQTVQQEVSGGDIDYQDFITVHRDYNGRVALMQANTVWINKMAADITLEVQNKLQNLNAKQVSVPMGQLLGSYIFADLGPRIKVDIYPMGTVSVNVLDRFEQAGINQTRHKIYLDFSTMVRVVVPLHSGEVKVATKVPVAESIIVGDVPEAVINIPGGILGVDGR